The Halarchaeum grantii sequence ATCCGCTCATCCGGACAGGGCCAGCTTATGAACGGTCAAGATATTTGAAGTTCCCAGATATCCACAGTACAGGACTATCAATTTGATTCATCGACAGTTAGTTCGGCTGGTCAGCCAAAAGACGGGTTTCAATATAGCTGTCGAGCTCGGAGCGGACCATCCGGTTCGAATTCATTGTGAGTCGGTCGAAGATCTCGCCACTGACAAGTGTCATTACGAAATCTGCGACTAGCTCTGGATCGACCTCGTTAAAGTCGCCTGTTTCAATACCAGCCTCAATTATCTCTCGGACGGTTTCTCGGAAGCCTTGGTGTGATCGATTGAAACACTCTCGGTAGTCTTCATCATGAATTGCCTGTGTTCGTAATTCGATTAGCACCTTCTCATAATCTCGTTCCTGTGTTTCATCAGCGGAAGGTAGGGTCTTGTCAAGGAGTGTTCGAAGATGAGTTTTTGGAGAGGCCTCATTAGAGAGTTGAATTGCACCGTTCTCAACGCGTTCAAGCAGGTAATTAAGGAGATCAAGTAGGAGCTCGTCTTTCCCATCATAATGATAGAAAATAATACCCTCTGATTTGTCGAAGTGTTGGCTGACTCGGTTAATCGTAAGATCACTATATCCATATTCGGCTAGCGCATCAAATGTCGCCTCCATGATTGATGTCTGGGTTTCGTCGGGATTCTTTGGGAAAAGCGGCTCATTCGCCATACTAGTTATTTCTCGTGTTCACCAATAGATGTATCCCTTCAGGGGAACTGCCTCCGCTAATTTGGCCTAATGTATTACTGGGTCCCCATTTCTGCGTGGTTTAGAGCAAGCTTCTTATCAGCACACAAGAATAGCATGATTTTGGGTCATCTTATCCAAATCAGTAGATTAATATACTATCCGATAAGACTGAGTAAACACTCAGTTCAAAAGATGAGCGCGCAATACAATATAACGATCGGCTCTACAACCTCATTCAATTCACCAACGCTAACGCAATCCACATATGAAACAAGATAACCATCATTGTCATCACTCATCACGCCTCGTTCTTACCGTTATCCTCGTTATGGGTCTTGTAGTTGGTAGTCTCCCCGCTCTCGCAGTAGCTCAAAGTGCAGAGTCTGGAGACGTCATCGGACGTCCGGACATCTCGTTCGCGACAGGATCTGGAGCGGTTTCAGCTGGTACCACTAGTGAGATGGAAATTTCGGTCGTCAATCGTGGTATGATCATTCAGCATGGGCCATCGCAGTATGAAGATTCAGTTATGACCGCGAGAGGGCTGACATTCGAACCTCAGGATGACAATATACCGATTGACATCCATGCTGGGCAGGTATCAGTCGGCAATTTCCAGACCGGAAGTACACAACAGACAGTCTCCGTCACTGTCCCAAGTGATACCGAACCAGGGAAATATCAAATACCGATTAAATACACGTATTCTCATACACGACATATCAGCTACGACGCCAGTGGACAAGATGAAGGAGCTGACTCAACGCGGACGGAAACGGGTTCGATAACGATCCGTGTTAAGGAGGACGCTAGATTCGAAGTTGTCGAGACAAATGCGACGGCACAGATTGGTGACGATAGCGATATCTCGATGGCGATTCGAAATACTGGCTCGGAAGTCGCAAAGGGGTCAAGCGTGACTGCAGAATCCAAAAGCAGCTCATTGACGTTTGAATCCGGAGATACGTCCTCGACTACCTACGTCGGCGACTGGCAGCCCGGTGAGGTACGGAACGTCACCTATAATGTCAAACTAGAATCCGATGCTATTATCCGTGGATACACGGTCGATTTGGCCGTCGGTTACAACGATATTGACGGGATCAGTCACACATCCGAACCATTACCGACTGTCGTCCAGTCGACCCCTGAGCAATCATTCGCCTTCAAGGACATCTCGTCGTCGCTTCGCGTCGGAGAAAACGGCCAAATCACGGGAGCCATCAAGAATACTGGTCCAAATCCCGTCAAAAGCGTCTCGGTCCACCCGGCCGAAAATCTCTCGTCAATCGTTCCCAGTGAAGAATCTGTTGTCGTCGGCTCACTTGCTCCCAGTGAGTCTAGGGCGTTCCGTCTCCCGATAGAGGTCACCAGTGAGGGGGAGCCTGGAGAGAAATTAATCGGACTTAATGTCCAATACCGAGACGGGGACGGTGATCGGAAAATATTCGATAAACGAGATATCTCAGCCGCTGTTGGGCCTAGTCGTGACGCATTCAAACTCGCGTTTTCCGACAAAACTATCACTGTTGGAAGCTCGCGAACGCTTTCGGTTGAAGTGACGAACAACCTCAACCAGACTGTCACCGATATTGATGCGCGGATGTTCGCAGATGATCCGCTTAACACCGGTAAGACGGATACGAGTTACATCAAGTCACTAGAACCCGGTGAATCGACAACAGTAAAATTCGATGTGTCTGCGTCGTCTGCAGCGACTGCGGAGAACACGTATCCGGTTTCGTTCGACTTCCGGTACACAGACCGCCGTGGAAACACCCATCTCTCGGACACGTTCCGGTATCCGCTCAACGCGGTCCAGTCTACCGGCGGTAGCGGCCCGCCGCTTGCGTTAATTGGTGGGGTAATTATCGTCGTCCTCGGAGGTGCAGCGGTCGTCTATCGGAGGTATAACTGATGGACATCGCGGCGTCGGTGGAACGGGCGATAAAACGTCTTAACAGTGTTATTGTAGACCGACCACGCGCAATAATCATCCTCTTTGTCCTGTTGACCGTCGTCCTCGCTGGCGGGCTGACTTCTGTCGGCATGGGCCAGGGCGGCCTCGATGCCTTTACTGAGGGGCTCCCCGCGCAGAATGCCTTAGATGAGGTCAATCAGAATTTCCAGCAACCATTCGAACCGGATACTGAAACGACCCAGCTCATCCGAACGGATGATAACGTCCTGACGAAAGAATCACTGATTCGCGAAGTACGTGTTCTTGAGGAAATCAATTCACGGAGCGATCTGTGGATGGATACAGCCAGTGGTCCCTCGACACTCATCGCGAAGCAGTTGAATCCGTCAGCATCGACGCCAACAGAATATCGGCAGACGCTCGAACGAGCTAGCCCGACTGAAATCCGCCAGACCGTTCGCGAACTCAAGGATAACCCACGGTTTACAGGATCGCTTGCTAATGATTTCAACCCGACGAGCGTTTCGGCTTCCGCATCGATCACGACTGTCTCTCATACGCTCCCGAAAAGCTACGGGAGCGACGAATTAACAACGGTCCAGACGGAAATCCAATCAATAGTCAAACAAGCGCCGCTCGATATGCGCGCGTTTGGGTCTGGAACGACCGAGTCCGAGATCAGACAGTCCATGACGGACTCTCTCTCACTTGTGATGCCGATCGTCATCCTCCTGCTGCTGTTTTTCCTCGTTGTCGCCTACCGTGACCCCATTGACGTCGTCCTCGGCCTGATTGCGCTGGTAATGACGATCATTTGGACATTTGGATTTATCGGCTATGCCGGGATTCCGTTCAGCCAGCAGATGATCTCCGTCCCCGTGTTACTGCTCGCTGTCGGCGTTGACTTCGGCATCCACATCATCAACCGCTACCGCGAAGAAACCGAGCGTGGATTTGAGGGAATCGAGGCAATGCGGGCAGCGAACGGCCAACTCATGGTCGCGTTCATCATCGTCACCGTGACCGCCGTATTCGGGTTCGGCGCAAACATCATTTCGAGCCTCCCCCCAATCAAGAACTTGGGTATCGCTTCCGCGATGGGGATCATCTTCACGTACCTCATCTTTGGGCTGTTTTTGCCCGCTGCGAAGCTGGTGACAGATGATCTCCGAGCTCGGGTTGGCGTGCCGGAGTTTAACTCGAAACCGATTGCGTCCGACGAATCAGCGCTGGGACGAGCGTTGGCGTTCCCCGCACAAGTAAGCCAATACGCACCCACAGTGATCGTCGCCGGGCTACTGTTGTCCGGCGCCGTCATGGGTGCGTACGGTTCTGGAGTAGGGACGTCCTTCGAGAACGAGGATTTCCTGCCGCCTGAGGACCTCCCAGACTATGTTGAGATGCTGCCTGCGCAGCTCAGTCCCGGTGAGTACACGATTACGGAGACGATGAACCTCCTGAACGACAAGTTTGGGCAAGGTGATTCGGTGAAAATATATCTTGAAGGGAACTTCCAAGAAGACCACGCACTCGAAGCCATGGCTGCTGCAGACGATAATCCGCCAGATCCACTTGCCGTCGGCTCGGGCGGGCAGGCTGAGACCCAGAGCATCATCACAGTCCTCAAATCCCACGCGAACCAGAACCCGGAGTTCGCGGCTCTAGTCGCTCGCAACGACCAAAATGACAACGGGATTCCCGACCAGAATCTGGAACGCGTCTACGACGTGTTGTTTGCCTCTTCAGCAAGTGGGCAAGCCAAGCAATACCTCACGGAAGACCGCCGAACTGCACAAGTCGTGTATACGGTTGACGCAGACGCAACCCAGTCAGAAGTTTCCACTGCTGCAGCAAGCTTAGCAGACCGATTCCCGATGAAAGCGACTGCAACAGGGAATACCGTTGTGCTTGCAGCGGTCATGGATTTGATCTTCCAGTCGGCGATTCAAGGGTTAGCAATTGCGGTCGTATTGACAGCGGCATTCCTCGTGCTGGTGTATGGCCTGCTTGAACGGAAGCCACTGCTGGGAGTGGTGAACGTCTTCCCAATCTTGGTATCGCTTGCGTTACTCTTGGGTACAATGCGGTATCTGGGAATGTCGCTAAATGCATTGACCTCAACAATTCTCTCAATCTCAGTCGGGGTTGGGATTGCCTACTCAGTGCACACCACTCATCGGTTTATTGACGAGTACGACCGAGCAACTGGCGCACATGAGGCGATGATGGTGACGTTGACGGGAACTGGTGGTGCACTGTTCGGGAGTATGCTCACCACGACACTCGGGACTGGTGCGCTTGCTCTCGCAATTACGCCACTGCTCAAGAACTTCGGCGTCCTCATTGCGCTCAGCGTGACGTATTCGTTCCTCATGTCGATCATCGCGCTGCCACCAGCTGTATTACTATGGGAGCGCATCCGACAGTGGGGCCCGAAATCGCTAGCACGTCTCCGTCCTGCAGCCGACTAAATTGAACCATCTATACATCACCTAACCGACAATAAAAGAGATTGACGACCAGATTACTGGACTACTGATAAACTGTATGCATCCGTTCCACCACCCCGCTACCGTGAGTTTCTGTCAAAGTAGGCGAGGGCCCGATAGCTGTCTCACCGTCTTTTAAAATTGAAATAGTCAGTAGATATCATCTCCCGTATATTAGTTGGGGGAAAGACACGTTACTCCGCTACGCGGACGCCGCAAGAATACAACCCGCTCGTCTCCCGTTGCTTGACCGTCCCCACCCCATACAGCGACTCGAGGTGGCGGCGCGCAACGTCGCACGATAGTCCGTGAGATCGAGCCGAGCTATCCGGATGCCGAGCTGGTGATCGTTCCGAAGTGACGTGCAGCGATTGAGGCGATTCCCGACGATATCGTCCTTGGGTACTCGCGTGGCTACGCCGACCGACTCACGCACGAATTCTCCGATCCGCGAGACTGGCGTGGCCGTCGCGTCCACATCCTCTCGGTGGCAGTCCACCGAAGCAACGCGACATCGTCGCCCAGCTCACCCGCCCAACCTTCATGGGCGACCCACCTGCGGACATCGTCGGCCTTGACTGGAACGGCGCACATCGCGGCGCACAATTCGGCGAGTTCTGGACGACAGACGGCTGGGATGACAGTGGTCGCGACGCCGACCACGTCACCGTCAGCGAAACCACCTCGAAGAACTCGCCGGCGAGCAAAGCGTCGTCTTCCCAGACCGATGACTCAGCTCTATTGGAATCGGCTCTATTGAAATCCTCACCCACCGACAAAATGGAGGGGGCTATTCGTTAGATGTTGAAGCCAAGTCAACCGATTCCGGCGTCAAGGCGGGAGGTAGATGGTGGTGAGCCGGCGGATTAGCCGGGGGATGGAGTATTTGGCTGGTTGTCTATCCGGAGGATGACAGTCGCGGCCACGAGGACGGCGACGACGGGGAGGATGAACATCCAGAGGGTGACGGCCAGCGAGACACCTAACAGGAACAGGCCCGTGGCACCGACGGCGACCACTCGCGTTCGCTGATACCAAACCCCGGCTGTCCCGATAACAGCGAGCGCACCAAGACCCACGAACAACGCGAGTCGCGTCCAGCTGTACCCGGGTTGGAACAGATACCACCCTAACACGCCGAGAAACGCGGTGCCAATAACCGCAGAGACACCACGCACGAAAGACAGCCTCCTTGTGGTCATTGTATTCATAGTATTTATTGTGCTGACAGATAAGTGGTTCTCCCGCTCAATGAACCGGAGTAACTGCGACTTCGGGAGGGCTTGCATCTGGTCAAACTATCGGACGGACGTGTAACTCTCTGAGGGTTTCAACAGAGCCAATATAGTCTAAAACCGTTGAGGCGGTCGTTTTTCGGATATAGAGAACTCAGAAAACGCGCCACCTCGTCCTTTATTCTCATCTGAACACCGCCACGCTCTCACCACATACTTAACACAGTACCATGTGATTTTCAGACGATGGGCCTTCTTCTTCAGTCTACGGTAGATCCTACAAAGACCCTCATCGTTGTTGTTAGTGCCGTTACCCTCGGTGTAGTAATTTGGGTTCTTGGAAAAAACCTAAAATCACGTATTCAATCAGCTAACGCTGAGGTAATTCGTGCATCTCTAGTCTTAATTTTGACATCAATAGTTACTGGTATACTTATCGTTCAATGGGGTGCTACTGGAACAGCGCTGTCTGTTGTTGGATTGCTTGAATTCGGGATTGGAGTTAGTGTCCGAATCCTACTAACGATACTCTTTGTTGTCGCTGTGTATGCTTTCTCTCGGATTCTGAAGCGTCTCTTGTTAGGTGGTAACGGTTATAGCAGGGTCACTTCGGCGTATCAGCGTCGGGTCAGTTACTACGTTAGCCAAGTTGCGGTCTATATTTTCTCTGTATTTGGGATTCTCTCTTTGTGGGGCGTCCAACTTGCTGATTTGCTATTAGGTGCTGGTGTCCTCGGTATCGTACTGGGGTTTGCAGCCAAGGAGACGCTCGGCTCAATTCTCGCTGGGTTTATCCTGATGCTTTCGCGCCCTTTTTCTGTGGGTGATTGGGTGCAAATTGGTGAGCATGAAGGATTTATTACAGAGATAACGATCAACAACGTCCGATTACGAAATCTAGATGGAGAGCATATCGTACTACCAAACGAAGCCGTGCAGAACCGAACGATCATCAACCGAAGTCGGGAGGGAAAGCTTAGGTTGCGGATTGAGGTCGGGATCGATTACGATGTTGACCTAGATCACGCTGAGACTGTTGCACAGGATTCGATTTCAGAACTTGATGACGTTATGAATCAACCTGAACCACAGGTACTTCCAGTTCGATTTGATGACTCGGCAGTTGTTTTTGAGCTTCGTTTCTGGATAGATTCTCCAACGCCACAGCGAAAATGACATGCTATCAAGAGCGTTATCAATAACGTAAAGTCCGCATTTCGTGAAGAAAGTATAAAAATACCATTCCCACAGCGGGAACTCACTGGACGGAGCGAAACTAACGAGTTTCAAATCACACAAGGTATCCACGGAGCCAGTGAGGGATCCAGCCAGACTGGGTCACCTGATCGTTCACGCAATTGACCCCTTGGTACTGTCTAGATAAGCATACCCCCCCTAACATTTTTCCCATCGAGAGTGGTGTCGAACTAATAAGGTTCTAACAGATCCTTAGAACTCCAATCTGCTTGTCGTATTCGTGTATTTCGAGATTGGTCTATCAATGACTCCGGAGTGCGATGCTTTCGATAAGGGTGGCGTCTGACCCTCGCACATGACCCAAGAAAACGCCGGTCAGCGTGCCGTCTCCGTCGGAGTTGGTTTAGTCATGGTCGTGTTGGTTGTGGTAACTCTCCAGCCGCTATTTCAAGTAGCTGTCACAGGCCCGTTCGGCGACTTGGCCCGATGGTTTCTGTCGATCGTCCTGTGGGTCCTCATACGGTTCGTGGGTGCTCTCGTGTTCGTCCTGTTCGCGTGGTTTGCGTTCACAGGCGGTACGAGGCGGATGCCCCGACCCTTGAGGTCGGGGAGGAAGCCGACAACCGATGACACAAACCACGTTACGATGGCAGGCCGACTCCCGACCCTATAAGTAACACCGACTGTATATGTGAAAGCACAGTGGAATACCGTCGTACTGCCGTCATCAAACTCGACACGCCCGAAGGAGCTGACGACTCCCTTCGAGAGACTGTCGAGCAGTTCAAACACTGCGCCAACACCGCGAGTGAATGGTGCTGGCACGGCGACGACGGCTACCACGTCACCTCAAAAGCCAAAGCCGAACGCGCCCTCTACGACCGACTCCGCGACGAAACCGACCTGACCGCAAACCTCGTCCAGAAAGGAATTCGCAGGGCAGTCGAAGCCGTCAAAAGCGGAGTCTCACGTCTCAAACGTGGTGAGAACACATCGCAACCGCACTTTTCTGCTGATAGCGCGGTGTACGACAAGCGGAGCGCAACGTTCCACCGCGACCACGTATCGCTGTCCACCGTAGACGGGCGCGTCGAGTGCGATTACATCCTTCCCGACGACTCGGAGACACCGCCGACAAAGTACGTCTCCGACGAGGACTTCGAGTTTCGGATGGCACACTTGCAGTACTGCGACGGTGACTGGTATCTCCACGCCTCGATGCGGAAAGTCGAAGCAGACGACGAACCCAAATCCGAGTCCAAGCACAGAACAGTCCTTGGTGTGGATGTAGGCGTGAACAACCTCGCCGTCGCTTCGACGGGGCAATTCTGGTCAGCAGACGAGTTCAACCACTGGCGTCGAGAGTACGAGAAACGCCGTGGGTCGCTTCAGCAGTGTGGGTCTCGACACGCCCACGAGAACATCGAATCAGTCGGACAGAAAGAGACCGGGCGGTTCAAGATATACCTACACACGGTGGCGAACGAACTTCTTGAGGAAGCCGTCGAGAACGACTGTTCGCACATCGTGTTCGAGGATTTGACCCACATTCGGGAGAACATTCCCGAGGCGACGTGGCAACACGTGTGGGCGTTCCGACGCCTCTACGAGTACGTCGAATACAAGGCCGAAGAACACGGTATCGAGGTCGTCCAGGTTGACCCGCGCAACACGTCGAAGCGTTGCTCGACGTGTGGGTTTACCCACGACGACAATCGCCACCAAGAGTCGTTCGAGTGTCAGAAGTGTGGGTATGAGAACCACGCGGACTACAACGCCTCGAAGAATATCGGTTTGCAGTATCTCCGTCGTCGGCAAAACGCAGGCGATGGAGGCGCACCCGTAGATGTGCGCTTGAATCGCGGGACGCTGAACGTGAGCGGGGAGTACGTCCCCCCTGCCTCTACCGAGGCATAGAACGGGAGTCCACGCGAAAGCCTCGGGGCTTGACCCCGAGGCGATTTACTGCTTTACCGTCGTACGGGAGGCGATGAACAACACGGAACCTCCTATGCTTGATCGACTAGATCTGTCGGCAACTATGGATTTCGACATTAGCTAGCTAATAACAGGTCGCTGTGAGCTAGAAATCCGTCGAAACGATCCCGATTACGGATGCTTGTGATAGGTACACTTTACTGTGCCAACCAAATACGCCTCATCGAACCGGAGAGTAGAGCTCCGGTTCACTGGCCGCGGCCAGCAGTTCCGATGGGTCGGCAACTCCCCCACGGAGTTGCCTGCCGTGGCCGGATTTCCGAGCACCGGGTCGCCCCATGCGGAAAGCCCGATGGTCGACGCCTCCAGCCGAGGGCGGCTAGTTCTCAGGCACTGGATACCTAACGTCCTTTTGGCTCCCAGAGTACATCCTCAAAGCCGGGAGACTGGGGTAGATAGCGGCTCTCGACAGCAGTTCGGTTTGTCGCGCGGAGAGCGGCGGCGCGCGCCGCACAGAGTGCGTGCGTCAGACACAGCGATGCATATGCTCATCTACGCGCTGGTGGAGGCATCGAGCGAAGACGAAGCACTCGCAGCGGGGAAATCGGTGTTCGACCGATTGGTCGGCATCTCCCCCCACGCCGACGGCGTCTTTGACTACTACGTGACGTTCGACGAGGCAGACGTCACGTGCGCTGGGCACGCCCGCTGGGGTGAGCGGCCGGCTGCCGCACCGGTTGAATCCGACGCCGGCGACGCACTCCTCGAAGCAGGGTGGGAAGCGACTGTCGAGGAGTTCGAGCAGACCCTCGCCGACGTTCGCGAGGCACTACCCAAGCTTAGTGATGAGGCAGTGATGCGTGATGAGGGCCTCGTGCGGCACGCCTGCCACAAACTCGGCGCGTACCGTGGCCCATCAGTCGTCCTCTACGACGAACATGGACACGGAATTCGCGACCGGGAGCGTCTCAACCTGATTCTCGACGACACTCGAGAGTGCTGGATCGTCCCGGCGGACGTCCACTACTGACGATGCCAGAGCCGACTCGTCGTCGACGTCGCAACCCGGCGTGGAGGTCGTGGAGATGATTGGCCATCGACAGCCGCCGTGGGAGAAGCCAATCCCGAAAACCGCCTTCGGTTACTGTACGAGTTGCAAGGAGGTCCCGGCAGATCCGGTCTACGCCGCACACGGCGACCAACGCTGTGCGGATTGCTACTATAAAACCGGCTAGGCGTGATTTGCTGTATCTCCACGGCACTGCCGGTGAACCGGGGACGGACTCCGGTTCACCGGCCTGCGGCCGGTGGATTCCGATGGGTTGTCAACTCCCCCCAGAGTTGACCGCCGTGGCCGGATTTGCGACACTGGGTATTCTCCCCACGAGGGGGAGGTCCAGTGGTCAACGCCTCCAGCTGTGGGCAGTTCTCTATAGCTTTCTGAGACATAATGACCTTCTGGCCTAGACATGACATCAAATCCAGAGAATTCAGTGACTACCGTTCAACGAACCGACTATGATTTCCTCCGAACAAGTCAGCTATTCTGTTGCTGGACCGGATTCTCAGACCAACAGACAGCGTATATCCACAAATCTAGAGCAATGATTCAGTTCCCATGGCACTGCTAATATTCGTGCTGGATACTGCGGATCACCAGCTATCCGTAATCCACCGTATTCCAGTCTCCTCTATCTGAGAGACTGGTTTATATATCGCTGATACGGGGGTTTAATGATTAACGGGGTTAACTGGCAAGTATGTCTCGGGCCATTGATGTTCTCCATGTCGACGACGACCTCAGCTTTGGAGAGCTAGTGGCCACCTTCCTCGAACGCGAGAACGAGGAGTTCACTGTGACCACGGAAACAAGCGTCACAGACGGCCTCAAAGTCCTCAACCACGAGCGGCCGGACTGTATCGTAAGCGACTACGAAATGCCCGAGCAGGATGGATTAGACTTTCTCAAGCAGGTTCGCGATACCTATCCAGAGCTTCCCTTTATTCTCTACACCGGCAAGGGGAGTGAAGAAGTCGCCAGCGACGCCATTTCTGCGGGCGCGACCGACTATCTACAAAAACAGTCTGGGACAGACCAATACACGCTGCTTGCAAATCGAATCCGAAATGCAGTTGATCGATATCACTCTCAGTCTGAGCTGGAACGCGAACGCTCCCGGATGGAATTCGCGTTAAACGCTACAACTGCAGCGGTCTGGACACGCAACATTACAACAGATACGATGGATATTTATCCAACTATCTGTCCCGTATTCGAGGTTCGTATCACCTCCCTCCAGGAGTTTCTTGATGAAGTCCATCCCGCAGATCGCAAGGCCACAGAGCAGGAAATCCGTACAGCAGCGCAGTCAGGAGACACATATACAGTCCAGTTCCGCTTCCACAAAGACAACGCTCTTTGCTGGGGTGAAATGTCTGGCCGAACACTGCAGGAGGAGAGAGAAGAGCCGATCCAAACGGGGATCACGCGCGAAATCACCGAGCAAAAAGAGCGCAAGCGACGATTTGACACGCTTGTTCGGAACCTCCCCGGGATCGTCTATCGCTGCCGGCATACGCCTCAGTGGCCAATGATAGATGTTCGCGGAGACGTCGAGACAGTTACGGGCTACACTGCAGCAGACTTCAAGACGAATACTCTCTCTTGGGGTGACGATGTTATCCATCCAGAAGACCGGGAGGAAGTCTGGAACACGATTAACGACACACTTGCAACAGCAGACTCATTTGAGGTCTCGTATCGGATTGTTACTGCAGATGAGTCGGTTAAATGGGTCTGGGAGCGAGGACAATGTATTGCGACCGCTGACGGCCGTCCTGACGTGCTTGAGGGTGTGATTGACGATATTACGGCACATAAGCAA is a genomic window containing:
- a CDS encoding mechanosensitive ion channel family protein encodes the protein MGLLLQSTVDPTKTLIVVVSAVTLGVVIWVLGKNLKSRIQSANAEVIRASLVLILTSIVTGILIVQWGATGTALSVVGLLEFGIGVSVRILLTILFVVAVYAFSRILKRLLLGGNGYSRVTSAYQRRVSYYVSQVAVYIFSVFGILSLWGVQLADLLLGAGVLGIVLGFAAKETLGSILAGFILMLSRPFSVGDWVQIGEHEGFITEITINNVRLRNLDGEHIVLPNEAVQNRTIINRSREGKLRLRIEVGIDYDVDLDHAETVAQDSISELDDVMNQPEPQVLPVRFDDSAVVFELRFWIDSPTPQRK
- a CDS encoding efflux RND transporter permease subunit; protein product: MDIAASVERAIKRLNSVIVDRPRAIIILFVLLTVVLAGGLTSVGMGQGGLDAFTEGLPAQNALDEVNQNFQQPFEPDTETTQLIRTDDNVLTKESLIREVRVLEEINSRSDLWMDTASGPSTLIAKQLNPSASTPTEYRQTLERASPTEIRQTVRELKDNPRFTGSLANDFNPTSVSASASITTVSHTLPKSYGSDELTTVQTEIQSIVKQAPLDMRAFGSGTTESEIRQSMTDSLSLVMPIVILLLLFFLVVAYRDPIDVVLGLIALVMTIIWTFGFIGYAGIPFSQQMISVPVLLLAVGVDFGIHIINRYREETERGFEGIEAMRAANGQLMVAFIIVTVTAVFGFGANIISSLPPIKNLGIASAMGIIFTYLIFGLFLPAAKLVTDDLRARVGVPEFNSKPIASDESALGRALAFPAQVSQYAPTVIVAGLLLSGAVMGAYGSGVGTSFENEDFLPPEDLPDYVEMLPAQLSPGEYTITETMNLLNDKFGQGDSVKIYLEGNFQEDHALEAMAAADDNPPDPLAVGSGGQAETQSIITVLKSHANQNPEFAALVARNDQNDNGIPDQNLERVYDVLFASSASGQAKQYLTEDRRTAQVVYTVDADATQSEVSTAAASLADRFPMKATATGNTVVLAAVMDLIFQSAIQGLAIAVVLTAAFLVLVYGLLERKPLLGVVNVFPILVSLALLLGTMRYLGMSLNALTSTILSISVGVGIAYSVHTTHRFIDEYDRATGAHEAMMVTLTGTGGALFGSMLTTTLGTGALALAITPLLKNFGVLIALSVTYSFLMSIIALPPAVLLWERIRQWGPKSLARLRPAAD
- a CDS encoding PAS domain-containing response regulator; the protein is MSRAIDVLHVDDDLSFGELVATFLERENEEFTVTTETSVTDGLKVLNHERPDCIVSDYEMPEQDGLDFLKQVRDTYPELPFILYTGKGSEEVASDAISAGATDYLQKQSGTDQYTLLANRIRNAVDRYHSQSELERERSRMEFALNATTAAVWTRNITTDTMDIYPTICPVFEVRITSLQEFLDEVHPADRKATEQEIRTAAQSGDTYTVQFRFHKDNALCWGEMSGRTLQEEREEPIQTGITREITEQKERKRRFDTLVRNLPGIVYRCRHTPQWPMIDVRGDVETVTGYTAADFKTNTLSWGDDVIHPEDREEVWNTINDTLATADSFEVSYRIVTADESVKWVWERGQCIATADGRPDVLEGVIDDITAHKQQEEALQRNERRFKSLFHDPNLLVALLDREGVVQDVNTTAVSYIDADRESIRGEVFWETPWWTSDQKSALKQWVRRAATGEYVEYEATHTQSTGAPIAVSGVIRPVTDDAGNVLSLIASAREI
- a CDS encoding RNA-guided endonuclease InsQ/TnpB family protein; the encoded protein is MEYRRTAVIKLDTPEGADDSLRETVEQFKHCANTASEWCWHGDDGYHVTSKAKAERALYDRLRDETDLTANLVQKGIRRAVEAVKSGVSRLKRGENTSQPHFSADSAVYDKRSATFHRDHVSLSTVDGRVECDYILPDDSETPPTKYVSDEDFEFRMAHLQYCDGDWYLHASMRKVEADDEPKSESKHRTVLGVDVGVNNLAVASTGQFWSADEFNHWRREYEKRRGSLQQCGSRHAHENIESVGQKETGRFKIYLHTVANELLEEAVENDCSHIVFEDLTHIRENIPEATWQHVWAFRRLYEYVEYKAEEHGIEVVQVDPRNTSKRCSTCGFTHDDNRHQESFECQKCGYENHADYNASKNIGLQYLRRRQNAGDGGAPVDVRLNRGTLNVSGEYVPPASTEA
- a CDS encoding CARDB domain-containing protein, producing MTARGLTFEPQDDNIPIDIHAGQVSVGNFQTGSTQQTVSVTVPSDTEPGKYQIPIKYTYSHTRHISYDASGQDEGADSTRTETGSITIRVKEDARFEVVETNATAQIGDDSDISMAIRNTGSEVAKGSSVTAESKSSSLTFESGDTSSTTYVGDWQPGEVRNVTYNVKLESDAIIRGYTVDLAVGYNDIDGISHTSEPLPTVVQSTPEQSFAFKDISSSLRVGENGQITGAIKNTGPNPVKSVSVHPAENLSSIVPSEESVVVGSLAPSESRAFRLPIEVTSEGEPGEKLIGLNVQYRDGDGDRKIFDKRDISAAVGPSRDAFKLAFSDKTITVGSSRTLSVEVTNNLNQTVTDIDARMFADDPLNTGKTDTSYIKSLEPGESTTVKFDVSASSAATAENTYPVSFDFRYTDRRGNTHLSDTFRYPLNAVQSTGGSGPPLALIGGVIIVVLGGAAVVYRRYN
- a CDS encoding TetR/AcrR family transcriptional regulator encodes the protein MANEPLFPKNPDETQTSIMEATFDALAEYGYSDLTINRVSQHFDKSEGIIFYHYDGKDELLLDLLNYLLERVENGAIQLSNEASPKTHLRTLLDKTLPSADETQERDYEKVLIELRTQAIHDEDYRECFNRSHQGFRETVREIIEAGIETGDFNEVDPELVADFVMTLVSGEIFDRLTMNSNRMVRSELDSYIETRLLADQPN